From one Plasmodium knowlesi strain H genome assembly, chromosome: 11 genomic stretch:
- a CDS encoding ATP-dependent RNA helicase HAS1, putative has translation MEEEKNKAEPNDPTNNNDAIITSDDNGKKDEQENEVKQNEKMKKRGEKRKLKQSEHQNGNQNGNHNGNHNGAEDHLISADELEHCDNANGGSKENEDSADESASHCSNVCDEQEDGDGGAKSNDERRAGTNGDVNPPSSSKVEKKETFYSETKFDDLDICEALKKGLKELNFVTLTEIQAKCIPHFLNGKDILGAAKTGSGKTLAFLVPSINILYNIKFLPKNGTGVLIISPTRELCLQIYQVCKDLCKYIPQTNGIIIGGMSRNEEKKKFIHGINILIATPGRLLDHMQNTKEFIYKNLISLIIDEADRLLQIGFEEEINLIVKRLPKKRQTALFSATQTTKVENLIRLSLQKPIFIEVTTKIATVERLQQGYALVDEDKRFLLLFTFLKRNISKKIMVFFNNCMSVQFYNDLLNYIDIPTFCIHGKKKQNKRLKSFSEFSAAQSAILLCTNVAARGLDIPNVNYIIQYDPPDDSKEYIHRVGRTCRGKDSNGSAIIFLMKHELKFLNYLKFYNIPINQFAYDPSKLINVQSHIESIVTKNFHLHKMAREAFKSYLNGYITYALKDVFDVNNLNLLQTSKNFGLEAPPKVDLNLKLNVKKRKFK, from the exons atggaggaggaaaaaaataaagcagaaCCAAATGACCCTACTAATAATAATGACGCTATAATTACCAGTGACGACAACGGAAAGAAGGACGAGCAAGAAAATGAggtaaaacaaaatgaaaaaatgaagaaaaggggagagaaaagaaaattgaaaCAAAGTGAgcatcaaaatggaaatcaaaatggaaatcaCAATGGAAATCACAATGGTGCAGAGGATCATCTCATTTCCGCGGACGAGTTGGAACACTGCGATAATGCCAACGGGGGGTCCAAGGAGAACGAAGACAGTGCGGATGAATCTGCATCACACTGCTCCAATGTGTGTGATGAGCAGGAAGATGGCGATGGAGGTGCCAAGTCAAACGATGAAAGACGCGCCGGCACCAATGGGGACGTGAACCCCCCCTCTTCCTCCAAGgttgaaaagaaagaaacgtTTTACAGTGAAACAAAGTTCGATGACCTAGACATATGCGAGGCGCTTAAAAAGGGATTGAAGGAGCTGAATTTTGTAACTCTCACAGAAATTCAAGCGAAATgtattcctcattttttaaacGGAAAAGATATTCTTGGAGCAGCTAAGACAGGGTCAGGAAAAACGTTAGCATTTCTAGTGCCCTccataaatattttatataatataaaattctTGCCGAAAAATGGAACGGGGGTTTTAATCATATCGCCCACCAGAGAATTGTGTCTTCAAATTTACCAAGTCTGTAAAGATCTGTGTAAATATATTCCCCAGACAAATGGAATAATAATTGGTGGGATGAgtcgaaatgaagaaaagaaaaaatttattcatggCATAAACATACTAATTGCAACACCAGGCAGATTGCTCGACCATATGCAAAACACGAAAGaatttatttacaaaaatttgaTATCGCTTATTATAGACGAAGCTGACAGATTGCTTCAAATTGGTTttgaggaggaaataaatttaattGTGAAAAGATTACCCAAGAAAAGACAAACTGCTTTATTTTCAGCTACACAGACAAccaaagttgaaaatttaatAAGGCTCTCCCTGCAGAAGCCTATATTTATAGAAGTAACGACGAAAATTGCCACAGTGGAAAGGCTGCAACAGGGATATGCCTTAGTTGATGAAGATAAAAGATTTCTTCTactatttacatttttaaaaagaaatatatcgaaaaaaattatggtcttttttaacaattgCATGTCCGTTCAGTTTTATAACGATTTGCTAAATTATATTGACATTCCCACCTTTTGTAttcatgggaaaaaaaagcaaaataaacGACTTAAAAGTTTCAGCGAGTTTTCTGCTGCACAAAGTGCTATTCTGCTTTGTACAAATGTAGCAGCCAGAGGCCTGGATATCCCGAATGTTAATTACATTATTCAGTATGACCCCCCCGATGACTCCAAGGAATATATCCATCGAGTAGGAAGAACATGCAGAGGAAAAGATTCAAATGGATCTGCTATCATATTTCTAATGAAGCacgaattaaaatttttaaattatttaaagtTTTATAACATCCCAATTAATCAGTTTGCGTATGATCCAAGCAAATTAATAAATGTCCAGTCGCACATAGAGTCCATCGTCACGAAAAATTTCCACTTGCACAAGATGGCTCGAGAGGCTTTCAAATCCTATTTGAAT GGATACATTACCTACGCGCTGAAGGACGTCTTTGATGTGAACAACCTGAATTTGCTGCAGACTTCGAAGAACTTCGGGCTGGAGGCCCCACCAAAAGTtgatttaaatttaaaactGAATGttaaaaagaggaagtttAAGTag
- a CDS encoding Ran-binding protein, putative: MASKNRSYRDDHADEYYHGGEKGKGKFYTRGGDGSGGWEGHDKERDETWDYHDRNRNTHEDNFAMKEHHNRYKDRGYGEKHESRHGERGDRTDRPYDKYDEDRHAYDPKRGKRKYGERRNSRLSPERGYGGRGDSDLYEKHNSSRATGGADDGEKDSRKNWANHRSYGRDGQRDDRRDGHRDGHRDGHRDGHRDGHRDDHRRSEHNSFSRYKGSERRRSYTNSSVEDSQSEYGSGSDNENDKYRSYGNKKYKVGESSDDQGEFTKGSYSRGGYPHGGYTHSGYTREGHTTRKINNVNDVLEMKSNIELSNFIFIYKLGESITEDEIDEMMRNTAISNAFSLPVNIYINRLSFFCMKDELFVREGLEFIKNNSYFNNIQLSILNTQMNNEVNDDRCCIVEFPSNEASAKLFSLYEKNKCCIEIGKNTSYIFPLFKLKKKMNKIVEDKQAQKKFYDWYCSYCNFLNFSRRTACFFCKETKTNDAKLLESETKIPSNVFMKNGSMMGAPAPQDGGPYGGNTVFNGIPNVEQGGFGHSGNNAPLGGNGGVSNSEADFTQQEANPTVETVTSVGLASATVAAAGIYAVNSPPLHQMEENSTENFESSVKEILEDIEKTNMLILKDIDGSIPNKDILKFMNEVFENRHVNYLYLFNDVRSSNKRKGFCFVEFERASYAEQMMNELEGNFYINYKNNFFKLDYVYKKGKEYFFHSINLAKLNINKTAATVLMKNYIPHFNFFVSYMETVVNMMSISNYTFFLHWSSQVFILKKEKPALSEFFFDYNTQYYYHPVFQIYFDNKTNFYMSLSKGYYMWNDKIKCLVRMYMENEPQVNVDHRGGDQSAVAIHTSATMVTSDSGEQNQERRKEDIPREHLLPAVDSGEITGQENNPICGGSGVTNNWANQTGGNEHMGAVNPMSSASGDGGKVNDPNLHPNEETSKSSALDKISSLVERAKMIALASKKNIEQMNLNEGSSTNLEKKSKEIIKKHFATDSADEDNDDLSDKEELQKKGHPNNIAYNKGSQLNKGPTGITSTTMEGGSNYHKPSYKTKNSLIESLAKVQNRGQWAGTTKEHNNNANNLNEPNRVPNSEAVKVEGRNEHSSNSANDLNICFICLRKFENAHHLQKHIDMSSLHRRNYELVMNVMSAS, translated from the coding sequence ATGGCGTCGAAGAATAGGAGTTATAGAGATGACCATGCCGATGAATACTACCACGGGGGGGAGAAGGGCAAAGGGAAATTTTACACCCGAGGAGGTGATGGTAGTGGAGGATGGGAGGGGCATGACAAGGAAAGGGACGAAACCTGGGATTATCACGACAGGAACAGAAATACCCATGAGGATAATTTTGCCATGAAGGAGCACCACAACCGGTACAAGGATAGGGGTTATGGTGAGAAGCACGAGTCGAGGCATGGCGAGAGGGGAGACAGAACAGATCGACCTTACGACAAATACGATGAAGACCGGCACGCGTACGACCCCaagagggggaagaggaagtacGGAGAGAGGAGGAACAGCCGACTGAGCCCTGAAAGGGGATATGGGGGAAGAGGCGACTCTGATCTTTATGAGAAACACAACAGTAGCAGAGCAACGGGGGGTGCAGATGACGGGGAGAAGGATAGCAGGAAGAACTGGGCTAACCATCGCAGCTACGGGAGAGATGGTCAAAGGGATGATCGGCGGGATGGCCACAGGGATGGTCACAGGGATGGTCATAGAGATGGTCATAGAGATGGTCATAGAGATGACCACAGAAGAAGCGAACACAATTCATTTTCCAGATATAAAGGGAGCGAAAGAAGGAGATCCTACACTAATAGCAGCGTGGAGGATAGCCAGAGTGAATATGGGTCCGGGTCGGATAATGAGAATGATAAATACCGTTCTTACGGGAACAAGAAATACAAGGTGGGGGAAAGCTCGGATGACCAAGGCGAATTCACAAAGGGGAGTTACTCCCGCGGTGGATACCCCCATGGAGGTTACACGCACAGTGGTTACACCCGTGAGGGACACACAACGAGAAAAATCAACAATGTAAATGATGTACTGGAAATGAAGAGCAACATAGAATTgtctaattttatttttatttacaagTTAGGAGAAAGCATAACAGAAGATGAAATAGACGAGATGATGAGGAATACAGCCATCAGTAATGCATTCTCTCTGCCAgtgaacatatacataaataggTTATCGTTCTTTTGTATGAAGGACGAATTATTCGTTAGGGAGGGGTTGgagtttataaaaaataactcgTACTTTAACAATATCCAGTTAAGTATATTAAACACACAAATGAATAATGAAGTTAATGATGATCGATGTTGCATCGTTGAGTTCCCATCCAATGAAGCATCCGCAAAATTGTTTTCTCTGTATGAGAAGAATAAATGTTGTAtcgaaattggaaaaaacacatcgtatatatttcccctattcaagttgaaaaaaaaaatgaataaaatagtGGAAGATAAAcaagcgcaaaaaaaattctatgATTGGTATTGCTCTTATTGTAACTTTCTCAACTTTTCACGTAGAACGGCTTGTTTCTTTTgcaaagaaacaaaaactAATGATGCGAAATTGCTGGAGAGTGAGACCAAGATACCTTCTAATGTGTTTATGAAGAATGGGTCCATGATGGGCGCTCCTGCTCCACAGGATGGAGGGCCCTACGGAGGGAATACTGTATTTAACGGTATTCCCAACGTGGAGCAAGGGGGTTTTGGCCATTCTGGAAATAACGCTCCCCTTGGGGGGAATGGCGGTGTATCTAATTCGGAGGCAGACTTCACACAACAAGAAGCCAATCCCACAGTTGAAACTGTCACATCAGTCGGATTAGCTAGCGCAACTGTAGCAGCCGCAGGGATATATGCGGTGAACTCCCCCCCCTTGcaccaaatggaagaaaattcaACGGAAAATTTCGAAAGTTCCGTAAAGGAAATCCTGGAAGATATTGAAAAGACGAACATGCTGATATTGAAAGACATAGATGGAAGCATCCCCAATAAAGACATTTTAAAGTTTATGAACGAAGTTTTCGAAAATAGACATGTCAATTATCTGTACCTGTTTAATGATGTAAGGAGTtcaaataaaaggaaaggctTTTGTTTCGTGGAATTTGAGAGAGCAAGTTACGCAGAGCAAATGATGAACGAACTGGAAGGAAATTTCTACatcaattataaaaataatttttttaagttggattatgtatacaaaaagggaaaggaatattttttccattccatCAATTTGGCAAAATTGAACATTAACAAAACCGCAGCAACTGTACTtatgaaaaattatattccgcattttaatttttttgttagcTACATGGAGACCGTTGTAAATATGATGAGCATAAGTAACtacacctttttccttcattggTCCTCTCAAGTTTTTATacttaagaaggaaaagccaGCACtcagtgaatttttttttgattacAATACTCAGTATTATTACCACCCCGTTtttcaaatatattttgacAACAAGACGAATTTTTATATGTCTCTTTCGAAGGGGTACTACATGTGGAATGATAAGATTAAGTGCCTCGTCAGGATGTACATGGAGAATGAGCCACAGGTAAATGTTGATCATCGAGGAGGTGATCAAAGCGCAGTGGCGATACATACATCAGCTACGATGGTGACTTCAGACAGTGGGGAACAGAATCAGGAGAGACGCAAGGAGGACATTCCTAGGGAACACCTCCTCCCGGCAGTGGACAGTGGTGAAATCACCGGGCAAGAAAATAACCCCATCTGTGGGGGGAGCGGTGTGACTAATAACTGGGCTAACCAGACTGGTGGTAACGAACACATGGGCGCTGTGAACCCTATGTCTAGCGCAAGCGGGGATGGTGGGAAGGTCAATGATCCAAATTTGCACCCTAATGAAGAAACCTCGAAAAGTTCAGCCCTAGATAAAATATCCAGTCTAGTGGAAAGAGCCAAGATGATAGCCCTGGCTTCTAAAAAGAACATTGAACAAATGAACTTGAACGAAGGGAGCTCAActaatttggaaaaaaaaagtaaagaaataATTAAGAAGCATTTCGCTACCGATTCGGCTGATGAAGATAACGACGACCTTTCTGACAAGGAagagttgcaaaaaaaaggacacccTAACAACATAGCATATAACAAGGGTAGCCAGCTGAATAAGGGGCCCACTGGAATCACCAGCACAACCATGGAAGGTGGTAGTAATTACCATAAACCATCCTACAAGACGAAGAATTCCTTGATTGAGAGTCTTGCCAAAGTACAGAATAGAGGGCAGTGGGCTGGCACCACGAAGGAACACAATAATAATGCCAACAATTTGAATGAACCGAATAGAGTACCTAATTCCGAAGCAGTGAAAGTAGAAGGGAGAAATGAGCACTCCTCCAACAGCGCCAACGATTTGaacatttgttttatttgccTGCGCAAGTTTGAAAATGCCCATCACTTGCAGAAGCATATTGATATGTCCTCTTTGCATAGGAGGAACTACGAGCTTGTAATGAATGTTATGAGTGCTAGTTAG
- a CDS encoding tetratricopeptide repeat protein, putative, with translation MEYYNYASMKLLDRSKYINEEEEEDDYHYCKETDIRETIKKAREIKNCNYKESMDLYIKALKTLKKLKENNSRIYRNVLEFEIRPQEIANSMSLKNSLEKNMYMKKEGDKDYTGGPSNDNQTISINNKIASLYNEIADLCCIHDFIEKSLFYYDKACSYNPSKIDYIYKKGVLFQQMNDTERAINTFKIILSSEPNHIPTLFSLGNLYRYIDNHIALSYFEAILKIEPNNTEVLSLIASCYDNLGKLNEAISYQNKAVQIDPDNFNHKKFAQRLIEMKSHN, from the coding sequence ATGGAATATTACAACTACGCCAGTATGAAGCTGCTGGACAGGAGCAAATACataaatgaagaggaagaagaagacgatTACCACTACTGTAAGGAAACTGACATCCGagaaacaattaaaaaagcgagagaaataaaaaattgtaattacAAGGAATCGATGGATTTATACATAAAAGCGTTGAAGACgctaaaaaagttaaaagaaaacaacTCCAGGATATATAGAAATGTTCTTGAATTTGAAATAAGGCCTCAAGAAATAGCTAACAGTATGTCGTTAAAAAATagtttagaaaaaaatatgtatatgaagAAAGAGGGTGATAAAGATTACACGGGCGGTCCATCGAATGATAATCAAACCATAtcaataaataataaaattgcaTCTCTGTACAACGAAATTGCAGATCTTTGTTGTATTCACGATTTTATAGAAAAATCACTCTTCTATTATGATAAGGCTTGTTCATATAATCCTTCCAAAATTGATTATATATACAAGAAAGGGGTTTTATTTCAACAAATGAATGACACCGAAAGGGCCATTAAcacttttaaaattattttgtcttcAGAGCCAAACCATATTCCTACATTATTTTCGCTGGGGAATTTGTACAGATATATAGATAACCACATTGCCCTTTCTTACTTCGAGGCTATCCTCAAAATCGAGCCGAATAACACGGAAGTTTTATCCCTCATCGCTTCCTGCTATGATAATCTGGGGAAATTGAATGAAGCCATTTCGTATCAGAATAAGGCCGTTCAAATCGACCCCGATAATTTCAACCATAAGAAGTTTGCCCAGAGACTCATCGAAATGAAGTCTCACAATTGA